Proteins encoded in a region of the Nitrospira sp. genome:
- a CDS encoding vitamin B12-dependent ribonucleotide reductase: protein MRIERRFTRKGQGPYDGIKFAKRSSEIRNPDGSVVFKLDNIEVPESWTQLAIDILAQKYFRKAGIPQQGPDGKPLTKDGKPVTGGERDALQVFHRLAGCWTHWGKTHGYFNTKEDATAYYDEMCHMLARQMGAPNSPQWFNTGLHFAYDLSGPAQGHYYVDPKSKHMTKASNTYEHPQPHACFIQSVEDDLVNDGGIMDLWTREARLFKYGSGTGTNFSRLRGDNEPLSGGGRSSGLMSFLRIGDRAAGAIKSGGTTRRAAKMVCLDLDHPDIEEFIDWKVIEEQKVAAMVAGSKICAQRLNAVLKACHVPDGAGGTKVETDLQKNPVLKDAMREARKAHVPEAYVQRMFSYAQEGFTHFAFHEYDVNWDGKAYQTVSGQNSNNSIRIPNGFFEALEKDGDWELKRRTDGKVVKKLKARELWDKISWAAWTCADPGTQYDTTINEWHTCPEDGRINASNPCSEYMFLDDTACNLASLNLVQFYSADGRFNLEDYRHAVRLWTITLEISVLMASFPSKPIAQKSFIFRTLGLGYANLGTVLMRQGIPYDSPKALAICGALTAILTGESYATSAEMAAELGAFDGYARNRDHMLRVIRNHRRAAYNAAPEEYEGLTVRPMGIHPEHCPPELLLGARRSWDRALELGTAYGYRNAQTTCIAPTGTIGLVMDCDTTGIEPDFALVKFKKLAGGGYFKIVNQSLPPALQTLGFGESQIQEIVTYCTGRRTLKGAPFINHETLQAKGFNGAALDCLETGLWQAFEIQFAFNKYTLGEEFCKEKLGFANEQLNDPSFNMLKALGFTQEQIMAANDYCCGTMTVEGAPHLKSEHLPVFDCANRCGRTGQRYIAVDAHIRMMAAAQPFISGAISKTINMPADATVQEVKDSYLLAWRLMNKAVALYRDGSKLSQPLNAMSERGEAVESGDVVKVAEKIAERVMIRYIGRRRRMPERRSGYTQKAIVGGHKIYLRTGEYGDGTLGEIFLDMHKEGAAFRSLMNCFAIAISLGLQHGVPLEEYVEAFVFTRFEPNGPVKLNDRIKMSTSIIDYIFRELAITYLDRGDLAQVKEEDLRMDSMKKDEQDPECTDAEEADPESLAALAISTDRIPSRGDKGNGNGGTAAGVARMEMTHTMRETVTLTATAVQSQRQTARLKGYEGDPCTECKQFTMVRNGTCLKCETCGATSGCS from the coding sequence GTGAGGATTGAACGTCGGTTTACACGCAAAGGACAGGGGCCCTACGACGGGATCAAGTTCGCCAAGCGGTCCTCAGAAATCAGGAACCCCGACGGCTCTGTTGTCTTCAAGCTCGACAATATCGAAGTGCCGGAGTCGTGGACCCAGCTGGCCATCGACATCCTGGCGCAGAAGTATTTCCGCAAGGCCGGTATTCCCCAGCAGGGGCCTGACGGCAAGCCGCTGACCAAGGATGGCAAGCCGGTGACGGGCGGGGAGCGCGATGCGCTGCAGGTGTTCCACCGCCTGGCGGGCTGCTGGACGCACTGGGGCAAGACGCATGGGTACTTCAATACGAAGGAAGATGCGACGGCCTACTACGACGAGATGTGCCACATGCTGGCCCGTCAGATGGGAGCACCGAATTCCCCCCAGTGGTTCAACACGGGTCTACACTTCGCCTACGACCTTTCGGGGCCGGCGCAGGGCCACTATTATGTGGATCCGAAATCCAAGCACATGACCAAGGCGTCCAACACCTACGAGCACCCGCAGCCCCACGCCTGTTTTATTCAGTCCGTCGAGGACGATCTGGTCAACGACGGCGGGATCATGGATCTCTGGACCCGAGAGGCGCGGCTGTTTAAGTACGGATCAGGCACGGGGACGAATTTTTCCAGACTGCGCGGGGACAACGAGCCGCTGTCGGGTGGCGGGCGGTCCTCCGGCCTCATGTCGTTTTTGCGGATTGGCGACCGCGCGGCCGGTGCGATCAAGTCAGGCGGGACCACCAGACGTGCGGCCAAGATGGTCTGCCTCGATCTGGACCACCCTGATATCGAGGAATTCATCGACTGGAAGGTGATCGAGGAGCAGAAGGTCGCCGCTATGGTGGCCGGCTCCAAGATCTGCGCGCAGCGCCTGAATGCAGTGCTGAAGGCCTGCCATGTGCCGGACGGCGCCGGCGGCACGAAGGTAGAAACGGATTTGCAGAAAAATCCCGTGCTCAAGGACGCCATGCGCGAGGCGCGGAAGGCCCATGTGCCGGAAGCCTACGTCCAGCGGATGTTCAGCTACGCGCAAGAAGGCTTTACGCACTTTGCCTTTCATGAATACGACGTCAACTGGGACGGCAAGGCCTACCAGACGGTGTCCGGGCAGAATTCGAACAACAGCATCCGCATTCCCAACGGGTTTTTTGAGGCCTTGGAAAAAGATGGTGACTGGGAGCTCAAGCGGCGCACGGACGGAAAGGTCGTCAAAAAACTCAAGGCGCGCGAATTGTGGGACAAAATCTCCTGGGCGGCCTGGACCTGTGCGGATCCCGGCACGCAGTATGATACGACGATCAACGAGTGGCACACCTGTCCGGAGGACGGCCGTATCAATGCGTCTAATCCGTGCAGCGAGTACATGTTTCTAGACGACACGGCCTGCAACCTGGCGTCCCTGAATCTGGTGCAGTTCTACTCGGCAGACGGCAGGTTTAATCTCGAGGATTACCGCCACGCCGTGCGGCTCTGGACGATCACGCTAGAGATCAGCGTGCTCATGGCCTCCTTTCCAAGCAAGCCGATCGCGCAGAAGAGTTTCATTTTCCGAACGCTAGGGCTGGGCTACGCCAACCTCGGCACCGTGCTCATGCGGCAGGGCATTCCCTACGACTCGCCTAAGGCGCTGGCCATCTGCGGCGCGCTCACGGCGATTCTCACCGGCGAGTCCTATGCGACGTCGGCCGAGATGGCGGCCGAATTGGGCGCCTTTGACGGCTACGCGAGGAATCGCGATCACATGCTGCGGGTCATCCGCAATCATCGCCGCGCGGCTTATAATGCGGCCCCTGAGGAATACGAGGGCCTGACGGTCAGGCCGATGGGGATCCATCCCGAGCACTGCCCCCCGGAGCTGCTGCTCGGCGCGCGACGGTCCTGGGACCGGGCGCTCGAACTGGGCACGGCCTACGGCTACCGCAACGCGCAGACGACCTGCATCGCGCCGACCGGCACGATCGGACTGGTGATGGACTGCGACACCACTGGTATCGAACCGGATTTCGCGCTGGTCAAGTTCAAGAAGCTGGCGGGCGGGGGCTACTTCAAGATTGTCAACCAGAGCCTGCCGCCGGCGCTGCAGACGCTCGGCTTCGGCGAGTCGCAGATTCAGGAGATCGTGACTTATTGCACCGGCCGCCGGACGCTCAAGGGCGCGCCGTTTATCAACCACGAAACACTGCAGGCCAAGGGATTCAACGGGGCGGCGCTGGACTGCTTGGAAACGGGGCTCTGGCAGGCGTTTGAAATCCAGTTCGCGTTCAACAAGTACACGCTCGGGGAGGAGTTCTGCAAGGAGAAGCTCGGTTTTGCCAACGAGCAGTTAAACGATCCGTCTTTCAACATGCTCAAGGCACTCGGCTTTACGCAGGAGCAGATCATGGCGGCCAATGATTACTGCTGCGGCACCATGACGGTGGAGGGCGCGCCGCATTTGAAGTCCGAGCATCTGCCGGTGTTCGATTGCGCCAACCGGTGCGGCCGGACCGGCCAGCGGTATATTGCCGTGGACGCCCACATCCGGATGATGGCTGCCGCGCAGCCCTTCATCAGCGGCGCAATCAGCAAGACAATCAACATGCCGGCCGACGCCACGGTGCAGGAAGTCAAGGACTCGTACTTGCTCGCGTGGCGCCTCATGAACAAGGCCGTAGCGCTCTACCGCGACGGCTCTAAACTCAGCCAGCCGCTCAACGCCATGTCGGAACGGGGCGAGGCCGTCGAGAGCGGCGACGTCGTCAAGGTCGCTGAAAAGATCGCCGAGCGGGTCATGATCCGCTACATCGGGCGGCGGCGCCGGATGCCGGAGCGGCGGAGCGGGTACACGCAGAAGGCCATTGTTGGCGGGCATAAGATCTACCTCCGTACCGGCGAGTACGGCGACGGCACACTTGGGGAAATCTTTCTCGATATGCACAAGGAGGGGGCGGCGTTCCGCAGCCTCATGAACTGCTTTGCCATCGCGATCTCGCTGGGCCTGCAGCATGGCGTGCCGCTCGAGGAGTATGTCGAGGCCTTCGTGTTCACACGGTTCGAGCCGAACGGGCCAGTGAAACTCAACGACCGGATCAAGATGTCCACCTCGATCATCGACTACATCTTCCGCGAATTGGCGATCACCTATCTGGACCGCGGGGACCTCGCACAGGTGAAGGAAGAGGACCTGCGTATGGATTCGATGAAGAAGGACGAGCAGGACCCTGAATGCACGGACGCGGAGGAGGCCGATCCCGAGTCGCTGGCGGCGCTGGCTATCAGCACAGACCGGATTCCCTCGCGCGGCGACAAGGGGAACGGCAACGGAGGAACAGCGGCCGGAGTCGCCCGTATGGAGATGACGCATACGATGCGCGAGACCGTCACACTGACGGCCACGGCGGTGCAGTCTCAGCGGCAGACGGCCCGGCTCAAGGGCTACGAGGGCGATCCGTGCACGGAATGCAAACAGTTTACGATGGTGCGCAATGGCACGTGCCTCAAGTGCGAGACGTGCGGCGCCACCAGCGGGTGCTCGTAA
- a CDS encoding cupin domain-containing protein — protein sequence MKVEHAQPGCDWQAHGVSCGLWVDLSGQAWKGYVHDTAELLMVLDEQLELEMQVRPFRPQIGEEVLIPARATSSVRSGGSATARGL from the coding sequence GTGAAGGTCGAGCATGCGCAGCCTGGGTGCGACTGGCAAGCCCATGGGGTCAGTTGCGGACTCTGGGTGGATTTGTCAGGGCAGGCGTGGAAAGGCTATGTGCATGACACGGCTGAGTTGCTGATGGTGCTGGACGAGCAGTTGGAGCTGGAGATGCAGGTGCGGCCCTTCCGGCCTCAGATCGGCGAGGAAGTGCTTATCCCTGCGCGTGCAACCTCTTCCGTGCGAAGCGGTGGGAGCGCAACCGCGCGGGGGTTGTAG
- a CDS encoding HlyC/CorC family transporter codes for MDFLILTGLIVLVAIMAATEIAFFSVGETRLRALAEDGHKRASMALHIRGNPQRLLLTLSILEYMIMAWIPIYAVRITTDRYQEGLLTLPQMVSVVTSVVGVFIMLFGGVVPKTWAGKMATPLVLNMAYPVYWLEWIMTLPLLVLEPLVDKLTGGKGMAVPSVTEEELKIMLDAGGRAGQIETEEVTMIKNVFQLNDITAEDAMSPRLYVFALDGNCLLKDVQAQLFKAKFSRIPIYDGSLDNVTGIVSKTKALMELAQGHDGQRLKDIAQPALFVPASKPADDLMKQFQQEHRHIAVVVNEFGGTMGIVTLEDLLEEVVGEIMDETDITEELIKRIGKTHVLVHGRTEVRRINEFFKAEFDDEEPTTISGLIQTKLGRIPAVGEEIRIGHCRIVVHEADAKSIKSVQIFKEEKPIAVVESLVEQKPKQIQQSAGTYRSFF; via the coding sequence ATGGACTTTCTGATTCTCACGGGTCTGATCGTATTGGTGGCTATTATGGCCGCCACCGAGATCGCCTTTTTCTCGGTGGGAGAGACCCGGTTGCGCGCCTTGGCCGAGGACGGCCACAAGCGGGCTTCCATGGCGCTCCATATTCGGGGCAATCCCCAGCGGCTGCTGCTGACCCTCTCCATCTTGGAATACATGATCATGGCCTGGATTCCGATCTATGCGGTCAGGATCACAACAGACCGGTACCAGGAGGGGCTGCTGACGCTCCCGCAGATGGTCTCAGTCGTCACGAGCGTGGTCGGTGTGTTCATCATGCTCTTCGGCGGTGTGGTGCCCAAGACCTGGGCGGGCAAGATGGCCACCCCGCTGGTCCTCAACATGGCCTATCCGGTGTATTGGCTGGAATGGATCATGACGCTGCCGTTGTTGGTGCTGGAGCCGCTGGTGGACAAGCTGACGGGCGGCAAAGGCATGGCCGTGCCCTCGGTGACGGAGGAAGAGCTCAAGATCATGCTCGACGCGGGCGGCCGGGCTGGCCAGATCGAGACAGAAGAAGTGACCATGATCAAAAACGTCTTCCAGCTTAACGACATCACGGCCGAGGACGCGATGTCGCCGCGTCTCTATGTCTTCGCGCTGGACGGGAACTGCCTGCTCAAGGACGTGCAGGCCCAGCTCTTCAAAGCTAAGTTTTCGCGCATTCCCATCTATGACGGCAGTCTGGACAATGTGACGGGTATTGTGTCCAAGACCAAGGCGCTGATGGAGCTGGCGCAGGGCCATGACGGCCAGCGGTTGAAAGACATCGCCCAGCCGGCGCTTTTCGTGCCGGCTTCGAAGCCCGCCGACGATCTGATGAAGCAGTTCCAGCAGGAACATCGGCACATCGCCGTCGTGGTCAACGAATTTGGCGGCACGATGGGCATCGTGACGCTGGAGGATCTCCTCGAGGAGGTCGTCGGCGAGATCATGGACGAGACCGACATTACTGAGGAATTGATCAAGCGCATCGGCAAGACCCATGTCCTCGTGCATGGCCGGACTGAGGTGCGCCGCATCAACGAGTTCTTCAAGGCTGAGTTTGATGACGAAGAGCCAACGACGATCAGCGGCCTGATTCAGACCAAGCTGGGGCGGATTCCTGCGGTGGGCGAGGAGATTCGGATCGGCCATTGCCGCATCGTCGTCCACGAGGCAGACGCCAAATCCATCAAGAGCGTGCAGATTTTCAAGGAGGAGAAGCCCATCGCGGTTGTCGAGTCACTGGTGGAACAGAAGCCCAAACAAATCCAGCAGTCGGCAGGCACCTACCGTAGTTTCTTCTAA
- the ligA gene encoding NAD-dependent DNA ligase LigA, which translates to MTSRNVQARIDTLRIEIRRHDYLYYVKDRPEISDAAYDTLFKELSALEAAHPALVTLDSPTQRIGAPPLDALKKAPHERPMLSLDSLLDREDVLAFAKRMEKELGESTIAYTAEPKFDGLSVELVYEHGSFVRGSTRGDGTTGEDVTINLRTIRSLPLHLQADAHPPARLVVRGEVYMKLDEFQALNRRITERGEEAFANPRNAASGSLRQLDSKITAERPLVVICYEILGQSGQQPATHWDELETLARWGLPTPAHRKQCADIKEVIAFHHKTEGMRDDLAYEIDGIVVKVNRRDWQDRLGEKSRSPRWAIAYKFTPRKEITKIHQIIVSVGRTGTLTPVALLNPVEVGGVTISRATLHNADEVARKDVRDGDTVKVERAGDVIPAIAERVPVPGEHRAAPFRMPDQCPVCGSTVAREGAYYYCTGQAVCRAQIQGAIEHFASKNAMNIEGLGKKTVAQLVEQGLVKDLADLYRLTKDDLLPLEGFAEKSASLLVHAIEQSKRAPLDRFLMGLGIRQVGQHIARVLAGHFKTLEASMAASRESFERVHEIGPEIAASLESFFKEAHNRIVIARLRQLGLTIESVPDAAPGAKPLAGKTFVFTGGLIQLNRNEAQRRVEHLGAKAASSVSKLTDYVVAGAAAGAKLEKAHKLGVKILTEDEFERLLEHL; encoded by the coding sequence ATGACCAGTCGCAACGTCCAGGCCCGTATCGACACGCTTCGAATCGAAATCCGCCGCCACGATTACCTCTATTACGTCAAGGACCGTCCGGAAATTTCCGACGCCGCTTACGACACGCTCTTTAAGGAACTGAGCGCACTGGAAGCGGCCCACCCAGCCCTCGTCACGCTGGATTCCCCGACCCAGCGCATCGGCGCCCCACCACTCGACGCGCTAAAAAAAGCTCCCCACGAGCGGCCCATGCTGAGCCTGGACTCCCTTCTGGACCGAGAAGACGTCCTGGCCTTCGCCAAACGGATGGAAAAGGAACTGGGCGAATCCACCATCGCCTATACGGCCGAACCCAAATTCGACGGCCTGTCGGTTGAACTGGTGTACGAACATGGCTCGTTCGTCCGAGGCTCCACACGCGGCGACGGCACTACCGGGGAGGACGTAACAATCAATCTGCGGACGATCCGCTCGCTGCCGCTCCACTTGCAGGCCGATGCCCATCCGCCCGCCCGTCTCGTTGTGCGCGGTGAGGTCTACATGAAACTCGACGAGTTTCAGGCGCTCAACCGGCGCATCACGGAGCGCGGCGAAGAAGCCTTTGCCAATCCGCGCAACGCCGCCTCCGGCTCCCTCAGACAACTCGATTCCAAAATCACTGCGGAGCGTCCGCTCGTCGTCATCTGCTACGAAATCCTGGGACAGTCAGGCCAGCAGCCCGCGACGCATTGGGACGAACTGGAAACGCTGGCCCGGTGGGGCCTGCCAACACCGGCGCATCGCAAACAGTGCGCTGACATTAAAGAGGTCATCGCCTTTCATCACAAGACGGAGGGCATGCGCGACGACCTGGCGTACGAGATCGACGGTATCGTCGTGAAGGTCAACCGGCGGGACTGGCAGGACCGGCTGGGCGAAAAATCCCGCAGCCCCCGCTGGGCCATCGCCTATAAATTCACGCCGCGCAAGGAAATCACGAAAATCCACCAGATCATCGTGTCGGTCGGACGAACCGGCACCCTCACTCCTGTCGCGCTGTTGAATCCAGTCGAGGTCGGTGGCGTGACGATCAGCCGCGCCACCCTGCACAATGCCGACGAGGTCGCGCGCAAGGACGTCCGGGACGGTGACACCGTGAAGGTCGAACGCGCCGGCGACGTCATCCCCGCCATCGCTGAGCGAGTGCCAGTTCCCGGGGAACATCGCGCAGCGCCCTTCCGAATGCCGGACCAGTGCCCCGTCTGCGGCTCGACCGTCGCCAGGGAGGGCGCCTATTACTATTGTACGGGCCAAGCCGTTTGCCGAGCACAAATCCAAGGTGCCATTGAGCACTTCGCGTCAAAAAATGCGATGAATATCGAGGGACTCGGTAAAAAAACCGTCGCACAACTAGTCGAGCAAGGGCTCGTGAAGGACCTGGCCGATCTCTACCGGCTGACCAAGGACGACTTGCTTCCACTGGAAGGCTTTGCCGAAAAATCTGCCTCGCTTCTCGTGCATGCTATTGAACAGAGTAAGCGAGCTCCGCTCGACCGCTTTCTGATGGGCCTCGGCATCCGCCAGGTAGGCCAGCACATCGCCCGCGTTTTGGCTGGGCACTTTAAGACGCTTGAGGCCAGCATGGCCGCCAGCCGGGAGAGCTTCGAGCGTGTCCACGAGATCGGCCCTGAGATTGCTGCCAGCTTGGAATCATTCTTCAAAGAGGCCCACAACAGGATAGTCATCGCACGACTGCGTCAACTGGGACTCACAATCGAGTCCGTGCCGGACGCAGCTCCCGGTGCAAAACCGCTGGCAGGGAAAACTTTCGTCTTCACCGGTGGACTCATCCAGCTCAACCGAAACGAGGCGCAACGGCGCGTAGAGCATTTGGGAGCCAAGGCCGCCTCAAGCGTCAGCAAGCTAACCGATTACGTCGTAGCCGGGGCCGCTGCCGGCGCGAAGCTGGAGAAGGCCCACAAACTCGGTGTGAAGATTTTGACGGAAGACGAATTCGAGCGTCTGCTGGAGCACCTTTAG
- a CDS encoding LysM peptidoglycan-binding domain-containing protein: protein MAAQIQAVREQMTSIQEEAAVARDSEAGGRAKGAKPKKARKAKPETMAAPAPVAAAAPAGGSPSVHTVQAGETLFRIARQNGVSAQQLRQWNNLKNDVIEVGQQLIVAPPQP from the coding sequence ATGGCAGCGCAGATTCAGGCAGTTCGTGAGCAAATGACGAGCATCCAAGAAGAGGCCGCGGTTGCCCGCGATTCTGAGGCGGGTGGGCGAGCCAAGGGCGCCAAGCCCAAAAAGGCCAGGAAAGCCAAGCCCGAAACCATGGCGGCCCCGGCCCCTGTTGCGGCCGCGGCCCCAGCTGGCGGTTCACCCTCCGTGCATACGGTGCAAGCGGGCGAGACCCTTTTCAGGATTGCGCGCCAAAACGGCGTATCTGCCCAGCAACTCCGGCAGTGGAATAATTTGAAGAACGACGTGATTGAAGTGGGGCAGCAGCTCATTGTGGCCCCACCGCAGCCGTAG